In the genome of Raphanus sativus cultivar WK10039 chromosome 4, ASM80110v3, whole genome shotgun sequence, one region contains:
- the LOC108855557 gene encoding epimerase family protein SDR39U1 homolog, chloroplastic isoform X1, whose translation MYVSPPLHHSVFNDQISSNTMELLCSPASLSSSFALSSSLSVPPSFSMGGTKRFMVLCSSQKSQKEDQMTVSVTGATGFVGRRLVHRLRSDNHSVRVLTRSKSKAELIFPAKDFPGIVIAEEREWRDCIQGSTAVVNLAGLPISTRWSPEIKKEIKDSRVRVTSKVVELINNSPLDARPTVLVSATAVGYYGTSETGVFDEKSPSGNDYLSEVCREWEGTALKANKDVRVALIRIGVVLGKDGGALAMMIPFFQMFAGGPLGSGQQWFSWIHVDDLVSLIYEALTKPSYQGVINGTAPNPVRLGEMCQQLGSVLGRPSWLPVPDFALKALLGEGATVVLEGQKVLPVRAKELGFEFKYKYVKDALRAIMQ comes from the exons ATGTACGTGTCCCCTCCTCTCCACCACTCAGTGTTTAACGATCAAATCAGCAGCAACACGATGGAGCTTCTCTGCTCACCAGCGTCTCTTTCCTCCTCCTTCGctctctcatcttctctttcAGTTCCTCCGTCCTTCTCC ATGGGAGGGACAAAGAGGTTCATGGTTTTGTGTAGCTCTCAGAAATCCCAAAAg GAAGACCAGATGACAGTTTCAGTAACTGGAGCAACTGGATTTGTAGGGAGACGGTTGGTTCACAGACTTCGTTCTG ATAATCACTCTGTCCGTGTCTTAACTCGCTCTAAATCCAAAGCTGAGCTTATTTTTCCTG CCAAGGACTTCCCAGGTATCGTGATTGCTGAAGAACGGGAGTGGCGAGACTGCATTCAAGGCTCTACTGCTGTTGTCAACTTGGCTGGTCTGCCTATTAGTACAAGATGGTCTCCCGAG ATCAAGAAAGAGATCAAGGACAGCCGAGTCCGCGTCACCTCTAAA GTTGTTGAGTTGATTAATAATTCACCTTTGGATGCTCGACCTACCGTTCTAGTTAGCGCCACAGCTGTTGGTTACTATG GTACTAGTGAGACGGGAGTATTTGATGAAAAGAGCCCATCAGGAAATGATTATCTTTCAGAG GTTTGCAGAGAATGGGAAGGAACAGCGCTGAAAGCGAATAAGGATGTAAGAGTTGCACTTATCCGCATTGGTGTTGTTCTAGGTAAAGATGGTGGGGCTTTAG CCATGATGATACCCTTTTTCCAAATGTTTGCTGGAGGACCTCTCGGTTCAGGACAACAATG GTTCTCTTGGATCCACGTGGATGACTTGGTGAGTCTAATCTATGAGGCCCTCACTAAACCATCCTATCAAG GAGTTATAAATGGGACAGCGCCAAACCCAGTTAGGCTTGGGGAGATGTGTCAGCAGCTAGGCAGCGTTCTTGGTCGACCGTCGTGGCTACCAGTTCCTGACTTTGCACTCAAAGCTTTGCTCGGAGAAGGTGCCACTGTGGTTCTCGAAGGACAGAAGGTTTTACCTGTAAGAGCCAAAGAGCTTGGCTTTGAATTCAAATACAAATACGTGAAAGATGCACTCAGAGCCATTATGCAGTAA
- the LOC108851637 gene encoding 30S ribosomal protein S31, mitochondrial, whose translation MATAMQWCGAMTRRIMMTQRTSAQVTAAAAAGMEECGRGDSKTKKGKRFKGSYGNSRGKKQKMIERIKDKLELPRSTPWPLPFKLI comes from the coding sequence atggcgacGGCTATGCAGTGGTGCGGCGCGATGACGCGACGGATTATGATGACGCAGCGTACGTCTGCACAAGtgacggcggcggcggcggcggggATGGAAGAGTGCGGGAGAGGGGATAGTAAGACGAAGAAAGGGAAAAGGTTCAAAGGATCGTACGGGAACTCGAGAGggaagaagcagaagatgaTTGAGAGAATCAAAGACAAGCTCGAACTCCCCAGATCCACTCCTTGGCCTCTCCCTTTCAAGCTCATCTGA
- the LOC108855558 gene encoding uncharacterized protein LOC108855558 isoform X2 — protein MFFDAYHYHGTTFEQSYRCYPASFIDKPQLESGDKIIMPPSALDRLASLHIDYPMLFELRNAGSERVSHCGVLEFIAEEGMIYMPYWMMQNLLLQEGDIVRVKNVTLPKGTYVKLQPHTTDFLDISNPKAILETALRNYSCLTTGDSIMVPYNNKKYFIDIVETKPANGISIIETDCEVDFAPPLDYKEPERPKAPAAAAAKALAKAEEVEAEPEPKFNPFTGSGRRLDGRPLSYEPPPATASSSSSSSSSKDKQPAVGNGNGQSTVAERAARQAQGKLVFGANANRAPKEAPKVGAGKEEEEKKEESKFQAFTGKKYSLRG, from the exons ACAAG CCACAACTTGAAAGTGGTGACAAGA TTATAATGCCACCATCAGCCCTTGATCGTCTCG CATCTTTGCATATTGACTATCCTATGCTGTTTGAGCTTCGTAATGCTGGAAGTGAACGTGTTTCTCACTGTGGCGTCCTTGAGTTCATTGCTGAAGAAGGCATGATTTACATGCCTTATTGG ATGATGCAGAATCTGCTCCTGCAAGAAGGAGACATTGTGAGAGTTAAAAATGTCACTCTTCCTAAGGGAACTTATGTTAAACTACAGCCCCACACTACTGACTTCCTCGATATCTCCAACCCTAAAGCCAT CTTGGAGACAGCTTTGAGAAACTACTCATGCCTAACCACTGGGGATAGCATTATGGTTCCATACAACAATAAGAAGTACTTCATAGATATAGTTGAAACAAAGCCTGCTAATGGTATCAGCATCATTGAAACTGACTGTGAGGTTGATTTTGCACCTCCCCTTGATTACAAAGAGCCTGAACGTCCTAAAGCacctgctgctgctgctgctaagGCTCTGGCAAAAG CTGAGGAGGTTGAGGCtgaaccggaaccaaagtttaatCCTTTCACGGGATCTGGAAGACGGTTAGATGGGAGACCTCTTTCCTACGAACCACCGCCTGCtactgcttcttcttcttcctcctcctctagcTCAAAGGACAAGCAGCCTGCTGTTGGTAATGGTAATGGACAGTCAACTGTAGCAGAGAGAGCTGCGAGACAAGCTCAAGGAAAGCTTGTGTTTGGGGCCAACGCAAACCGTGCTCCAAAAGAAGCTCCAAAA GTTGGAGCTggaaaggaggaagaagagaagaaagaagagtcAAAGTTCCAAGCTTTCACTGGAAAGAAGTATTCATTGAGGGGTTGA
- the LOC108855557 gene encoding epimerase family protein SDR39U1 homolog, chloroplastic isoform X2, with protein sequence MELLCSPASLSSSFALSSSLSVPPSFSRFMVLCSSQKSQKEDQMTVSVTGATGFVGRRLVHRLRSDNHSVRVLTRSKSKAELIFPAKDFPGIVIAEEREWRDCIQGSTAVVNLAGLPISTRWSPEIKKEIKDSRVRVTSKVVELINNSPLDARPTVLVSATAVGYYGTSETGVFDEKSPSGNDYLSEVCREWEGTALKANKDVRVALIRIGVVLGKDGGALAMMIPFFQMFAGGPLGSGQQWFSWIHVDDLVSLIYEALTKPSYQGVINGTAPNPVRLGEMCQQLGSVLGRPSWLPVPDFALKALLGEGATVVLEGQKVLPVRAKELGFEFKYKYVKDALRAIMQ encoded by the exons ATGGAGCTTCTCTGCTCACCAGCGTCTCTTTCCTCCTCCTTCGctctctcatcttctctttcAGTTCCTCCGTCCTTCTCC AGGTTCATGGTTTTGTGTAGCTCTCAGAAATCCCAAAAg GAAGACCAGATGACAGTTTCAGTAACTGGAGCAACTGGATTTGTAGGGAGACGGTTGGTTCACAGACTTCGTTCTG ATAATCACTCTGTCCGTGTCTTAACTCGCTCTAAATCCAAAGCTGAGCTTATTTTTCCTG CCAAGGACTTCCCAGGTATCGTGATTGCTGAAGAACGGGAGTGGCGAGACTGCATTCAAGGCTCTACTGCTGTTGTCAACTTGGCTGGTCTGCCTATTAGTACAAGATGGTCTCCCGAG ATCAAGAAAGAGATCAAGGACAGCCGAGTCCGCGTCACCTCTAAA GTTGTTGAGTTGATTAATAATTCACCTTTGGATGCTCGACCTACCGTTCTAGTTAGCGCCACAGCTGTTGGTTACTATG GTACTAGTGAGACGGGAGTATTTGATGAAAAGAGCCCATCAGGAAATGATTATCTTTCAGAG GTTTGCAGAGAATGGGAAGGAACAGCGCTGAAAGCGAATAAGGATGTAAGAGTTGCACTTATCCGCATTGGTGTTGTTCTAGGTAAAGATGGTGGGGCTTTAG CCATGATGATACCCTTTTTCCAAATGTTTGCTGGAGGACCTCTCGGTTCAGGACAACAATG GTTCTCTTGGATCCACGTGGATGACTTGGTGAGTCTAATCTATGAGGCCCTCACTAAACCATCCTATCAAG GAGTTATAAATGGGACAGCGCCAAACCCAGTTAGGCTTGGGGAGATGTGTCAGCAGCTAGGCAGCGTTCTTGGTCGACCGTCGTGGCTACCAGTTCCTGACTTTGCACTCAAAGCTTTGCTCGGAGAAGGTGCCACTGTGGTTCTCGAAGGACAGAAGGTTTTACCTGTAAGAGCCAAAGAGCTTGGCTTTGAATTCAAATACAAATACGTGAAAGATGCACTCAGAGCCATTATGCAGTAA